In one window of Myxocyprinus asiaticus isolate MX2 ecotype Aquarium Trade chromosome 43, UBuf_Myxa_2, whole genome shotgun sequence DNA:
- the LOC127433795 gene encoding protein BTG3-like has product MKNEIAAVVFFLKRLIKKAEKLDAGKVDLFVERLTGALQEKYKGHWYPDNPSKGQAFRCIRVNRFHKEDAELLRACAESGVQYKDLGLPKELTLWVDPGEVCCRYGEKNHGFTVASFSSDDDDDKEDVTKKVTSAVERVTSDYHSGSSSDEDNSCREPLFTPPFHNHPPYQLMYASAPMWQPVPRRKFITGKGHYHPRPHYMIRLPYRPTHSFKPHSWVQHGYHSKHGY; this is encoded by the exons atgaaaaatgaaattgcGGCGGTGGTATTTTTCCTAAAGCGGCTGATAAAGAAGGCTGAGAAGTTAGATGCAGGAAAGGTGGATCTGTTTGTGGAGCGGTTAACGGGAGCACTACAGGAGAAGTACAAGGGTCACTGGTATCCAGACAATCCCAGCAAGGGCCAAGCATTCAG GTGTATCAGAGTTAACCGGTTCCATAAAGAGGATGCAGAATTGCTCAGAGCTTGTGCTGAAAGCGGAGTGCAGTACAAAGACCTTGGTCTTCCTAAAGAGCTCACTCTTTGGGTTGACCCTGGAGAGGTGTGCTGTAG GTACGGTGAGAAGAACCATGGTTTCACTGTGGCCAGTTTCTCAAGCGACGACGATGATGATAAAGAGGACGTGACGAAGAAAGTGACAAGTGCTGTGGAGAGGGTCACATCAGACTACCACTCTGGATCCTCCTCGGATGAGGACAACAGCTGTAGAGAACCTCTGTTCACCCCACCATTCCACAACCACCCTCCATACCAG CTTATGTATGCCAGTGCCCCAATGTGGCAGCCAGTACCAAGGAGGAAATTCATCACAGGGAAAGGGCACTACCATCCACGGCCACACTACATGATCCGCCTCCCTTATAGACCCACCCACTCGTTTAAGCCACACAGCTGGGTCCAGCATGGGTACCACAGCAAGCATGGATACTAA